One region of Quercus lobata isolate SW786 chromosome 2, ValleyOak3.0 Primary Assembly, whole genome shotgun sequence genomic DNA includes:
- the LOC115971159 gene encoding K(+) efflux antiporter 6: protein MLKKFPFWELFSLSLLLCFALLSSTSLADSDSDSDRLDLDHSNSSEFNVSLSKPKEGSFAHMIDQALANEFPENDQPEVADSGSFNNSVAEQQATLETVARVRTKKNDTKEEKSFQLQNVFNLDNDNRAEDTPTLIDRKDNVFIISNFKSKYPVLQLDIRLISDLVVVIVSATCGGIAFACAGQPVITGYLLAGSFIGPGGFSFISEMVQVETVAQFGVVFLLFALGLEFSITKLRVVRAVAVLGGLLQIFLFMCLCGILISLCGGKASEGVFVGAFLSMSSTAVVLKFLMEKASTNALHGQVTIGILILQDCCVGLLFALLPVLGGTSGVLQGVMSMTKLLVVLITFLAVLSILSRTCVPWLLKLMISLSSQTNELYQLASVAFCLLVAWCSDKLGLSLELGSFAAGVMISTTDLAQHTLEQIEPIRNLFAALFLASIGMLIHVQFLWNHVDILLASVLLVIIVKTFIISTVVKGFGYNNKTSLLVGMSLAQIGEFAFVLLSRASNLHLVEGKVYLLLLGTTALSLVTTPLLFKLIPAVVHLGVLLRWFSPDSSVEIGFKGDNLRTESGKQRVILIDPGSHDS, encoded by the exons ATGTTGAAAAAGTTTCCATTTTGGGAGCTCTTCagtctctctctccttctctgcTTCGCTCTCTTATCTTCTACCTCACTCGCCGACTCAGACTCTGACTCAGATCGCCTCGACCTAGACCACTCCAACTCGTCCGAGTTCAAtgtctctctctccaaaccTAAAGAAGGCAGCTTCGCTCACATGATCGATCAAGCTCTCGCCAACGAGTTCCCCGAAAACGATCAACCCGAAG TGGCTGATTCTGGAAGCTTCAACAACAGTGTAGCTGAGCAACAG GCAACTCTGGAAACTGTAGCCAGAGTTAGAACGAAGAAAAATGACACAAAAGAGGAAAA GTCATTTCAActtcaaaatgtttttaatCTTGATAACGATAATCGAGCTGAAGATACACCTACATTGATAGATCGGAAG GACAATGTCTTTATTATATCcaattttaaatcaaaatatccAGTTCTGCAGCTAGACATAAG ATTGATATCCGATTTGGTAGTTGTTATTGTGTCCGCAACATGTGGTGGCATTGCCTTTGCTTGTGCTGGACAGCCG GTTATTACTGGATATTTGCTAGCAGGATCGTTTATTGGACCTGGAGGGTTCAGCTTCATCAGTGAAATGGTCCAA GTTGAAACAGTGGCCCAGTTTggtgtagtttttcttctttttgcacTGGGCTTGGAGTTCTCCATAACGAAG CTTCGCGTTGTTCGAGCAGTTGCTGTTCTAGGGGGCCTGCTAcagattttcttatttatgtGCCTGTGTGGCATACTAATATCG TTATGTGGTGGTAAAGCTTCTGAGGGGGTATTTGTTGGTGCATTCCTTTCCATGTCTTCAACAGCAGTG GTATTGAAGTTTTTGATGGAAAAAGCCTCTACTAATGCCCTTCATGGCCAAGTTACCATTGGCATCCTTATTCTGCAG GACTGTTGTGTGGGTTTACTGTTTGCTTTGCTCCCAGTTCTGGGTGGGACTTCTGGTGTTCTTCAAGGAGTGATGTCCATGACTAAACT GTTGGTGGTGTTGATTACGTTTTTGGCTGTTCTGTCAATATTATCTCGTACTTGTGTTCCTTGGTTACTTAAACTGATGATAAGCCTATCATCACAG ACCAATGAACTATATCAATTGGCATCAGTTGCGTTCTGCTTGCTTGTAGCCTGG TGTAGTGATAAGCTGGGGCTAAGTCTAGAACTGGGTTCCTTTGCTGCTGGAGTGATGATATCAACAACTGATCTAGCTCAACATACACTAGAACAA ATTGAACCCATTCGCAATTTGTTTGCGGCTCTTTTTTTAGCCAGCATTGGGATGTTGATCCATGTTCAGTTTCTCTGGAACCACGTGGATATATTATTAGCGTCTGTTCTTTTGGTGATCATTGTAAAAACATTCATAATATCCACTGTTGTCAAGGGATTTGGTTACAACAACAAGACTTCGCTTCTT GTTGGAATGTCTCTGGCACAGATAGGGGAATTCGCTTTTGTTCTTCTCAGTCGTGCTTCTAATCTTCATCTAGTTGAG GGGAAAGTGTACCTTTTGCTTCTTGGGACTACAGCTCTTAGTCTG GTAACGACTCCTCTCCTTTTCAAGCTAATTCCTGCTGTAGTGCACCTCGGCGTGCTACTGCGGTGGTTCTCCCCTGACAGTTCTGTCGAG ATTGGATTTAAAGGAGATAACCTCCGCACGGAAAGTGGAAAGCAGCGTGTTATATTGATTGACCCAGGATCTCATGATTCATGA
- the LOC115971427 gene encoding probable transcription factor At5g61620 isoform X1 codes for MARKCSHCGNMGHNSRTCNTRKRSSKFRLFGVQLDISSSSFSPSFVMRKSFSVDCLPSSSTTSSSSSSLLAMDAKFDQMSNGYVSDGLIARNQERKKGMPWTEKEHQMFLVGLEKLGKGDWRGISRNFVTTKTPTQVASHAQKYFLRHNNHNKRKRRPSLFDLGRNKFRPQLVNSCVFKPSSEAASVSFEFPSKRTNSKVLDHGKVGYSEWPSSTHYSMPISFHNNIVESLPAHAASGLTTKLTLQTSKCNP; via the exons ATGGCAAGAAAATGCTCACATTGTGGGAATATGGGTCACAATTCAAGGACTTGCAACACTCGTAAAAGGAGTTCTAAATTTAGGCTCTTTGGTGTGCAACTTGacatatcttcttcttctttttcacctTCGTTTGTTATGAGGAAGAGTTTTAGCGTGGATTGCTTGCCATCTTCATCAACTAcctcttcttcatcatcttctctcCTTGCTATGGATGCAAAGTTTGATCAAATGAGTAATGGATATGTTTCTGATGGCCTCATTGCAAGgaatcaagaaagaaagaagg GCATGCCATGGACTGAGAAGGAGCACCAAATGTTTCTAGTTGGTCTCGAGAAGCTCGGTAAGGGAGATTGGAGGGGAATCTCTAGGAACTTTGTGACTACAAAAACTCCAACCCAAGTAGCCAGTCATGCGCAAAAATACTTTCTTCGGCATAACAACCACAACAAAAGAAAGCGTCGACCCAGCCTCTTCGAT CTAGGGAGGAACAAATTCAGACCTCAACTGGTCAATTCATGTGTTTTCAAGCCTAGTAGTGAAGCAGCTTCTGTTTCATTTGAGTTTCCATCGAAGAGAACAAATTCTAAGGTGCTTGATCATGGAAAAGTTGGCTATTCTGAGTGGCCTTCTTCTACTCATTACTCAATGCCTATTTCGTTTCATAATAATATTGTTGAGTCCCTCCCTGCTCATGCTGCTTCTGGTTTGACCACAAAGCTCACTCTTCAGACTTCCAAGTGCAACCCCTGA
- the LOC115971427 gene encoding probable transcription factor At5g61620 isoform X2, translated as MARKCSHCGNMGHNSRTCNTRKRSSKFRLFGVQLDISSSSFSPSFVMRKSFSVDCLPSSSTTSSSSSSLLAMDAKFDQMSNGYVSDGLIARNQERKKGMPWTEKEHQMFLVGLEKLGKGDWRGISRNFVTTKTPTQVASHAQKYFLRHNNHNKRKRRPSLFDGGTNSDLNWSIHVFSSLVVKQLLFHLSFHRREQILRCLIMEKLAILSGLLLLITQCLFRFIIILLSPSLLMLLLV; from the exons ATGGCAAGAAAATGCTCACATTGTGGGAATATGGGTCACAATTCAAGGACTTGCAACACTCGTAAAAGGAGTTCTAAATTTAGGCTCTTTGGTGTGCAACTTGacatatcttcttcttctttttcacctTCGTTTGTTATGAGGAAGAGTTTTAGCGTGGATTGCTTGCCATCTTCATCAACTAcctcttcttcatcatcttctctcCTTGCTATGGATGCAAAGTTTGATCAAATGAGTAATGGATATGTTTCTGATGGCCTCATTGCAAGgaatcaagaaagaaagaagg GCATGCCATGGACTGAGAAGGAGCACCAAATGTTTCTAGTTGGTCTCGAGAAGCTCGGTAAGGGAGATTGGAGGGGAATCTCTAGGAACTTTGTGACTACAAAAACTCCAACCCAAGTAGCCAGTCATGCGCAAAAATACTTTCTTCGGCATAACAACCACAACAAAAGAAAGCGTCGACCCAGCCTCTTCGAT GGAGGAACAAATTCAGACCTCAACTGGTCAATTCATGTGTTTTCAAGCCTAGTAGTGAAGCAGCTTCTGTTTCATTTGAGTTTCCATCGAAGAGAACAAATTCTAAGGTGCTTGATCATGGAAAAGTTGGCTATTCTGAGTGGCCTTCTTCTACTCATTACTCAATGCCTATTTCGTTTCATAATAATATTGTTGAGTCCCTCCCTGCTCATGCTGCTTCTGGTTTGA
- the LOC115977933 gene encoding abscisic acid receptor PYL2, producing MDPNQVPPHGLTQEQYLELEPIIHNYHQFEPSPNTCSALITQLIDAPAHAVWPFLRSFENPHKYKHFIKSCNMKGDGGVGSIREVTVVSGLPASTSTERLEILDDEKHVLSFRVLGGEHRLNNYRSVTSVNEFNKEDKVYTIVLESYIVDIPAGNTGEDTKMFVDTVIKLNLQKLASVAMASLHGHEFDGCSGGGGDGGGFDSV from the coding sequence ATGGACCCAAACCAAGTTCCCCCTCATGGTCTAACCCAAGAACAATACCTCGAGCTCGAGCCCATCATTCACAACTACCACCAGTTCGAACCCTCACCCAACACATGCTCAGCCCTAATAACACAACTTATCGATGCTCCAGCACATGCTGTATGGCCTTTCCTTCGAAGCTTCGAAAACCCTCATAAATACAAGCATTTCATCAAAAGTTGCAACATGAAAGGTGATGGTGGGGTTGGAAGCATAAGAGAGGTCACGGTGGTTTCGGGGCTTCCAGCCTCGACAAGCACCGAGAGGCTTGAGATTTTGGATGATGAAAAGCATGTATTAAGCTTTAGGGTTTTGGGGGGTGAGCACAGGCTCAACAACTATAGGTCAGTCACTTCTGTGAACGAGTTTAACAAGGAAGACAAGGTGTACACCATTGTGTTAGAGTCTTATATTGTAGATATACCAGCTGGGAATACAGGCGAGGATACGAAGATGTTTGTGGACACTGTCATAAAGTTGAACCTTCAGAAGCTTGCCTCAGTTGCCATGGCTTCATTGCATGGACATGAATTCGATGGttgcagtggtggtggtggtgatggcgGTGGTTTCGATTCTGTTTAA